In one window of Gossypium hirsutum isolate 1008001.06 chromosome A01, Gossypium_hirsutum_v2.1, whole genome shotgun sequence DNA:
- the LOC107909273 gene encoding serine/threonine-protein kinase CTR1 produces MEMPGRRSNYSLLSQYPDDQYTVSISGAPPPYYDSLSSEATSNKNKVKSERGLTDWDQSLSQNQNQNQLQANRICGGGGGGNTFASSISLQRQSSGSSFGESSLSGDYYVPTFSTTAANEIDGFVYGHDGSCEHVDLRTKIGGSSSGKSWAQQTEESYHLQLALALRLSSEATCADDPNFLGPDSDDSAVRGSSSSSASAEIVSHRFWVNGCLSYFEKVPDGFYLIHGVNPYVWTMCTDLHEHGRIPTIDSLRSVDHVGGSPIEAISVDRRSDLGLKELQNRVHNISCSCITTKEVVDELAKLVCTRMGGSSATGEDDLLLYWRDCSDDLKDCLGSVVVPIGSLSAGLCRHRALLFKVLADTIDLPCRIAKGCKYCKRDDASSCLVRFGHDREYLVDLIGNPGYLCEPDSLLNGPSSISISSPLRFPHLKPAIPAIDFRSLAKHYFSDCESLNLVFDDAASGTFVDEEKKLGNIGTDRNNLVQISSNMSDVSQLPLCNIAKPPAHDRDSQHLQSIISSKNIIKDPLKRIPPLGHRDVPDLILSDPIEDSTKDSRFAKGNQLVPSKKGRELVLEVDDLDIPWGDLVLRERIGSGSFGTVHRAEWNGSDVAVKILMEQDLHGERYKEFLSEVAIMKRLRHPNIVLFMGAVTHPPNLSIVTEYLSRGSLYRLLRKPGVREVLDERRRLSMAYDVAKGMNYLHRRNPPIVHRDLKSPNLLVDKKYTVKVCDFGLSRLKANTFLSSKSAAGTPEWMAPEVLRDEPSNEKSDVYSFGVILWELATLQQPWGNLNPAQVVAAVGFKGKRLDIPRDLNPHVAAIIEDCWTNEPWKRPSFSNIMERLKSLINKPSTPQPGRADIPLHT; encoded by the exons ATGGAAATGCCCGGACGAAGATCTAATTACTCTCTCCTTAGCCAGTATCCCGACGACCAGTATACCGTGTCCATATCAGGAGCTCCGCCTCCCTATTACGATTCACTTTCAAGCGAAGCTACCAGTAATAAGAACAAAGTGAAATCAGAGAGAGGTTTAACTGATTGGGATCAGAGTCTCAGTCAGAACCAAAACCAGAACCAGCTACAAGCAAATCGAATCTGTGGCGGCGGCGGGGGAGGGAATACTTTTGCTTCGTCGATCAGTCTTCAACGGCAATCAAGTGGAAGTAGCTTTGGTGAGAGCTCTTTATCGGGAGATTATTATGTGCCGACCTTTTCTACGACGGCCGCAAACGAGATTGATGGGTTCGTTTATGGTCACGACGGGAGCTGTGAGCATGTGGATTTAAGAACGAAAATTGGGGGTTCGTCCTCTGGAAAAAGCTGGGCGCAGCAAACGGAGGAGAGTTATCATTTGCAGTTGGCGTTGGCTTTGAGGCTTTCTTCGGAAGCTACCTGTGCTGATGACCCGAATTTTCTGGGTCCGGATTCGGATGATTCTGCTGTTCGGGGAAGTAGCTCTAGCTCCGCCTCAGCTGAGATAGTTTCCCACCGGTTCTGG GTGAATGGCTGCTTATCATACTTTGAGAAAGTTCCTGAtgggttttatttaattcatGGAGTTAACCCATATGTCTGGACCATGTGCACTGATTTGCATGAACATGGTCGAATTCCAACAATTGATTCTCTAAGATCTGTTGATCATGTTGGTGGTTCACCAATAGAAGCGATATCTGTTGACCGAAGAAGTGATCTTGGCTTAAAGGAACTCCAAAATAGAGTCCATAACATTTCTTGTAGCTGCATAACCACAAAAGAAGTTGTTGATGAGTTAGCAAAGCTTGTCTGCACTCGCATGGG GGGTTCATCTGCAACTGGAGAGGATGATTTACTTTTGTATTGGAGGGATTGCAGTGATGATTTAAAAGATTGCTTAGGTTCAGTTGTGGTTCCTATAGGTAGCCTGTCTGCTGGCCTTTGCAGACATCGAGCTTTATTATTCAAA GTGCTAGCTGACACAATTGATCTGCCATGTCGAATTGCAAAGGGATGCAAATATTGTAAAAGAGATGATGCTTCCTCCTGCCTTGTTCGCTTTGGGCATGACAG GGAGTATCTAGTTGATCTAATAGGGAACCCAGGTTACTTATGCGAGCCCGATTCATTGCTCAATGGTCCATCTTCCATCTCAATTTCTTCCCCATTGCGCTTTCCACATCTCAAACCAGCTATACCTGCCATTGATTTCAGGTCATTGGCCAAACATTATTTTTCGGACTGTGAATCACTTAATCTTGTATTTGATGATGCTGCATCAG GCACTTTTGTGGATGAAGAAAAGAAACTTGGTAACATTGGCACAGACAGAAATAACCTTGTGCAGATATCGAGTAATATGAGTGATGTCTCACAGTTGCCCCTATGTAATATTGCTAAGCCACCTGCTCATGATAGAGATTCACAACATTTGCAGTCTATAATAAGTTCAAAGAACATTATTAAAGATCCTTTAAAGCGCATCCCTCCTCTAGGGCATAGAGATGTCCCAGATCTAATCTTGTCTGACCCAATTGAGGATTCTACCAAGGATTCAAGGTTTGCTAAGGGAAATCAACTTGTTCCCAGCAAAAAAGGTAGAGAACTTGTCCTCGAGGTTGATGATTTGGACATTCCATGGGGTGATCTTGTTTTAAGAGAGAGAATTGGTTCTG GTTCTTTTGGAACTGTCCATCGTGCTGAATGGAATGGCTCA GATGTAGCTGTGAAAATTCTCATGGAACAGGACTTGCATGGTGAGCGCTATAAAGAATTCTTGAGTGAG GTTGCAATAATGAAACGACTACGGCATCCAAATATTGTTCTTTTTATGGGAGCTGTTACTCATCCCCCCAACTTGTCCATAGTTACAGAATACTTATCAAG AGGTAGCTTGTATAGGCTTTTGCGTAAGCCTGGTGTAAGAGAGGTGTTGGATGAGAGGCGTCGCTTGAGTATGGCTTATGATGTG GCAAAGGGAATGAATTATCTTCATAGACGCAATCCCCCTATTGTTCACAGAGATTTAAAATCTCCAAATCTTTTGGTTGACAAAAAATACACAGTGAAG GTTTGCGATTTTGGACTTTCTCGTTTGAAGGCAAACACATTTCTTTCATCCAAATCAGCAGCTGGAACT CCTGAGTGGATGGCTCCAGAAGTTCTTCGTGATGAACCTTCGAATGAGAAGTCCGATGTATACAGTTTTGGTGTAATATTGTGGGAGCTTGCAACATTGCAACAACCATGGGGCAACTTAAATCCAGCACAG GTTGTAGCAGCTGTTGGTTTTAAGGGCAAAAGGCTTGATATTCCTCGTGACTTGAACCCTCATGTGGCTGCCATAATTGAGGATTGCTGGACCAA TGAGCCCTGGAAACGTCCGTCATTTTCCAATATCATGGAACGGTTGAAATCGTTGATTAATAAACCTTCGACCCCTCAACCAGGGCGTGCTGACATTCCACTGCATACCTGA